ACTTCGTCGAACGCAGGTTTTACGCTCGGTGGCGGATCAACATCCTGTAGATTCACCAGTACGATCTGTACTCCTATGCCGTACGAATCGAGAATCTCCTGCAAAATGGTCTGCACCTCGTCGTTTATCTCTCCTCTTCCGAACGTCAATATCTCGTCAACGCTTCTGTCACCTACAGTCTGTCTCATCGCGACTTCAGATATATCCCTGATAGTCCCTTCGACTTTGCGAACGTTGAATAAATATTCGATCGGGTCTTTTATCTGATACTGCACTATCCAGTTTACGACGGCGCTGTTCAGGTCTCCCGTAAGCATAAGCGATTCACCCCCGAACCCGGTTTTCGTAATTGTAGACTGAACTCCCGGTCTGACCGTCCGAAATCCGAATTCCTGAGTAAAGCGTTTTCTTATCTTGGGTTTTTTAACCGTCTCTATGCCTAAAGGCAGCTTAAAATGCAGCCCGCTCGGTGCCGTTCGGACATATTTTCCGAATCTGAGTACCACACCTACCTCATCCGGTCCGACACTGTAAAAGACCGTCCAGACGAGAATTACGGCAACTATGGCTAATATCGCCATAATTATTCCGGACGAAGCTAATTTGGGTACTAAAAATTCTTCGCCTCCTATTACTACTTTTCTGTAATCCATCTTTATTACACTCCTATTTTTCTTCTCAGCCGCGCAACGGGGATGCTCATGTGCTCCCTGTATTTGGCTACTGTTCTTCGGGCAACGTTAAATCCCTCAGAAACAAGAATTTTCGTCAAGTTGTCGTCACTCAACGGTTTACCTTCCGGCTCATTTTCTATCAATTCTTTCAACCGAATTTTGATATTGCTTGTCGATACGACCTTGCCGTCGCTGCTTTCGAGCCCTTCACTGAAAAAATACTTCAATGGAAAGACTCCATGGTCTGTCTGCACATACTTTCCGTCCGTTGCCCTGCTCACTGTGGAATGATCCATATTTATATCTCCCGCTACGTCTTTCTGGATCATAGGTTTCAGGAAACCGGGACCTTGCTCGAACCATTCGATCTGGCGCTTGACGATCGCCTCCATCACGTTGATCATAGTAAGTTTTCTCTGGTAAATAGAGGCTATGAGCCAGCGCGCCGATTCGATTTTTTTCCTCAGATAA
This genomic window from Candidatus Neomarinimicrobiota bacterium contains:
- the hflK gene encoding FtsH protease activity modulator HflK, with the translated sequence MDYRKVVIGGEEFLVPKLASSGIIMAILAIVAVILVWTVFYSVGPDEVGVVLRFGKYVRTAPSGLHFKLPLGIETVKKPKIRKRFTQEFGFRTVRPGVQSTITKTGFGGESLMLTGDLNSAVVNWIVQYQIKDPIEYLFNVRKVEGTIRDISEVAMRQTVGDRSVDEILTFGRGEINDEVQTILQEILDSYGIGVQIVLVNLQDVDPPPSVKPAFDEVNAATQDMDRLIQEARREYNEVVPRAKGEAQRQIREAEGYAIERKNRANGEANRFIALYNEYRKAKEVTRRRIYLETLAEVLPRIENKWIIEGNGGGILKLLDLNLNQGGER